Proteins found in one Acidobacteriota bacterium genomic segment:
- a CDS encoding ABC transporter ATP-binding protein, whose protein sequence is MTDIIRVRGLTKHYVKDSLVVPALQGVDLALKEGDFAAVAGPSGSGKTTLLNLIGGLDRPTAGSVEVEGRLLNELSEAERTRLRCDRIGFVFQTHNLFPVLTALENAEYVLMLQGRPKDERRDIVRALLKDVGLEGLENRFPRELSGGQQQRVAIARAVAARPAIVLADEPTANVDARTAAGILDLMKRLNEEKRVTMLFSSHDPEVLKRSEKIFYIRDGRISGLSPQEMITGSDER, encoded by the coding sequence ATGACGGACATCATACGCGTTCGGGGGTTGACCAAGCATTATGTCAAAGACAGCCTTGTCGTTCCCGCGCTTCAAGGCGTCGACCTGGCTCTGAAGGAGGGCGATTTCGCGGCCGTGGCCGGCCCGTCCGGGTCGGGAAAAACAACCTTGCTCAATCTCATCGGGGGGTTGGATCGGCCCACCGCAGGCTCTGTCGAGGTGGAAGGCCGATTGTTGAACGAACTTTCGGAGGCCGAACGGACGCGTTTGCGGTGTGACCGCATCGGTTTTGTTTTTCAGACGCACAATCTTTTTCCCGTTTTGACGGCGCTCGAAAACGCCGAATATGTGCTCATGCTCCAAGGGCGGCCCAAGGATGAGCGCCGGGATATCGTCCGGGCGCTTCTGAAGGATGTGGGACTCGAAGGCCTTGAGAATCGCTTTCCCAGGGAGCTTTCAGGCGGACAACAGCAGAGAGTGGCCATCGCCCGGGCCGTCGCGGCCCGGCCGGCCATTGTTCTGGCCGATGAGCCGACGGCGAATGTGGACGCCCGGACCGCGGCCGGCATTCTGGACCTGATGAAACGATTGAATGAGGAAAAACGGGTGACCATGCTGTTCTCCTCGCATGATCCCGAGGTGCTGAAAAGATCGGAAAAAATCTTTTATATCAGGGACGGCCGAATCAGCGGTCTTTCGCCGCAGGAGATGATAACGGGTTCTGATGAGCGATAA
- a CDS encoding prenyltransferase, whose protein sequence is MNTEEKVSAPRKWAVAARPWALPASTMPVLFGTSLAAVFGGSGFNILRFVLALAAMILLHLGANMLSDVFDARRGLDVKVTPMSGAIIRGWLTERQVVRGSTVLIAAGSGLGIALAAMTGWELVAIGLAGIGIGLGYSWLKSRLLGDLSVFLNFGILGSLGAWFVQTRALSLLPVLWAVSMSMLVAAILHANNWRDAALDKEKGIITPAVVLGDRGSAVYYDLLIFSPFAVLLFFIAAPRIAAMPMPAMPISFFATAAALPLSFSLRRRARRRHAPGGRPDFITLDAATAQYNLLFGLLCTLAAWLSLIPGLP, encoded by the coding sequence ATGAACACGGAAGAGAAAGTTTCAGCGCCTCGGAAATGGGCCGTCGCGGCCCGTCCCTGGGCTCTCCCGGCCTCAACCATGCCCGTGCTCTTCGGAACTTCCCTGGCCGCCGTTTTCGGAGGTTCCGGTTTCAACATCCTGCGCTTCGTCCTGGCGCTTGCCGCAATGATCCTTCTCCACCTCGGCGCCAACATGCTGAGCGACGTGTTCGACGCCCGGCGCGGCCTCGACGTCAAGGTAACGCCGATGAGCGGCGCCATCATCAGGGGATGGCTCACGGAACGCCAGGTCGTTCGGGGATCGACCGTCCTGATCGCCGCTGGATCCGGACTCGGAATCGCGCTTGCCGCCATGACCGGCTGGGAGCTTGTCGCAATCGGCTTGGCCGGTATCGGAATCGGCCTCGGCTATTCCTGGTTGAAAAGCCGTCTTCTGGGCGATCTATCCGTCTTTCTGAATTTCGGCATTCTGGGCTCGCTCGGCGCCTGGTTCGTCCAGACCCGCGCGCTCTCCCTTCTTCCCGTTCTCTGGGCCGTCTCCATGTCCATGCTGGTCGCCGCCATCCTGCACGCCAACAACTGGAGGGACGCCGCCCTGGACAAGGAGAAGGGGATCATCACACCGGCCGTCGTTCTCGGTGACCGGGGATCCGCCGTTTATTACGACCTGCTCATTTTCAGCCCATTCGCCGTTCTTCTCTTTTTCATCGCCGCCCCGCGGATTGCGGCAATGCCCATGCCCGCCATGCCGATCTCGTTTTTCGCGACAGCCGCCGCCCTTCCTCTCTCCTTTTCTCTCCGGCGCAGGGCCCGCCGCAGACATGCCCCCGGCGGGCGGCCGGATTTCATCACCCTCGACGCCGCCACCGCCCAATACAACCTCCTTTTCGGACTCCTCTGCACCCTCGCCGCCTGGTTGTCCCTCATCCCCGGCCTGCCCTAG
- a CDS encoding S46 family peptidase, producing the protein MSLKTLHHTKPNRRALPILAVAVFALILGLRADEGMFPVSEISRLDLKARGLEIDPARIFSEDESSLIYAIVQVGATGSFVSPEGLILTNHHVAFGAAQAASSTENDYIRDGFLARSHSAEIEAKGMTARITESFRDVSAEVLSVVRPGLSPEARTQAIQKKRNEIVAAAEKANPGKRAEVAEMFAGKTYVLFLYTHLRDIRLVYVPPRSIGEFGGETDNWMWPRHTGDFSFLRAYVAPDGSPAAFSPENIPYRPKVYLEVEPRGVAENDFVFLLGYPGRTFRHRTSHYLAYEEEVRMPDVADWYAWQIALMEQMSDAGRDIAIRHAGRIKGLSNTMKNFRGKLKGMARVGIVENKRAEEKALQTWIASDTKRRAAAGDLFDTFAAVYDEIRSGHELNQVMLYLRQHVNLLGWASIVYEAALERAKPDLERESAYMDRNFDRTKQRIALGLENYYEPTDRAVLEALLLRAARLPKENQIPAFAEISGASDPAAAAAAFIDNLYGNTRMADPAFVAAAWDKPAEELKKSGDAFIDLAVALHPIQRKIKAQEDAWNGRLDPLYARLLDLKADYLAKDFIPDANSTLRLTFGRIKGYSPADAVYYHPVTTLTGVLEKTTGVEPFDTPEGIFDLAAARDFGPYKPENRDSVPVCILYDADTTGGNSGSPVLDARGRLVGVNFDRTYEATINDFAWSADYSRSISVDIRYVLWVTEKFGGADFLLKEMNVK; encoded by the coding sequence ATGTCCCTCAAAACTCTCCATCATACAAAACCGAACCGCCGTGCTCTGCCGATCCTGGCTGTTGCGGTCTTTGCCTTGATCCTCGGCCTGCGGGCCGACGAAGGCATGTTCCCGGTATCGGAGATCTCCCGGCTCGATCTCAAGGCCCGGGGATTGGAAATCGACCCGGCCCGAATCTTCAGCGAGGACGAGTCCAGCCTCATCTACGCCATTGTCCAGGTCGGCGCGACCGGATCGTTCGTCTCTCCCGAAGGATTGATCCTGACCAACCACCATGTGGCTTTCGGCGCCGCCCAAGCCGCAAGCAGCACCGAAAACGACTACATCCGCGACGGCTTCCTGGCCCGCAGCCACAGCGCGGAAATCGAAGCCAAGGGCATGACGGCCCGCATTACCGAGTCGTTCCGCGATGTCTCGGCCGAAGTCCTCTCCGTGGTCCGGCCCGGCCTGTCCCCGGAAGCCCGAACGCAGGCCATCCAGAAGAAGAGAAACGAGATCGTCGCCGCTGCCGAAAAAGCCAATCCCGGCAAGCGGGCCGAGGTCGCCGAAATGTTCGCCGGAAAAACCTATGTTCTTTTTCTTTACACCCATCTCCGAGACATCCGGCTCGTCTACGTTCCTCCCCGCTCGATCGGCGAATTCGGCGGCGAAACCGACAACTGGATGTGGCCGCGCCACACGGGCGACTTCTCTTTTCTCCGCGCCTATGTCGCACCCGACGGCTCTCCTGCGGCCTTTTCTCCCGAGAACATCCCTTATCGGCCCAAAGTCTATCTCGAGGTCGAGCCCCGGGGCGTCGCTGAAAACGACTTTGTGTTTCTTCTCGGCTATCCCGGACGAACCTTCCGGCACCGGACTTCGCACTATCTCGCCTACGAAGAAGAGGTCCGGATGCCCGATGTCGCCGACTGGTACGCCTGGCAGATCGCCCTCATGGAGCAAATGAGCGACGCCGGACGCGACATCGCCATCCGCCACGCCGGACGCATCAAGGGCCTGTCCAACACCATGAAAAACTTCCGCGGCAAGCTCAAGGGCATGGCCCGGGTCGGCATCGTCGAGAACAAACGCGCCGAGGAAAAGGCGCTCCAGACCTGGATCGCATCCGACACAAAGCGCCGAGCCGCGGCCGGCGATCTGTTCGACACGTTTGCGGCCGTTTACGACGAAATCCGCAGCGGCCACGAGCTCAACCAGGTCATGTTGTATCTGCGCCAACACGTCAATCTCTTAGGCTGGGCTTCGATCGTGTATGAAGCCGCACTCGAGCGGGCCAAGCCGGACCTGGAGAGGGAATCGGCCTATATGGACCGGAACTTCGACCGGACGAAACAGCGCATCGCGCTCGGCCTCGAAAACTATTACGAACCGACCGACAGGGCCGTCCTGGAAGCCCTCCTTCTCCGCGCGGCCCGGCTGCCGAAAGAGAATCAAATCCCGGCCTTCGCCGAAATCTCCGGCGCCTCCGATCCCGCCGCCGCCGCGGCGGCTTTCATCGACAATCTCTACGGCAACACCCGTATGGCCGATCCTGCATTCGTCGCGGCCGCCTGGGACAAGCCGGCCGAAGAGCTGAAAAAATCCGGAGATGCCTTCATCGATCTCGCCGTCGCACTCCACCCCATCCAGCGCAAGATCAAGGCGCAAGAGGATGCCTGGAACGGACGCCTCGACCCCCTCTACGCCAGGCTTCTGGATCTCAAGGCCGATTATCTCGCCAAGGACTTCATCCCCGACGCCAACAGCACGCTGCGGCTGACCTTCGGACGGATCAAAGGTTACTCACCCGCCGACGCCGTTTATTATCACCCCGTCACAACCCTGACCGGCGTTTTGGAAAAAACGACCGGCGTCGAACCGTTCGACACCCCGGAGGGGATTTTCGATCTCGCTGCGGCCCGGGACTTCGGACCTTACAAGCCCGAAAACCGGGACAGCGTCCCCGTCTGTATCCTCTACGACGCCGACACCACAGGCGGCAATTCCGGAAGCCCCGTTCTCGACGCCCGGGGCCGTCTTGTCGGCGTCAACTTCGACCGGACCTACGAAGCGACCATCAACGACTTCGCCTGGAGCGCGGATTACAGCCGGTCGATCTCCGTCGACATCCGCTACGTCCTCTGGGTGACGGAGAAGTTCGGCGGAGCGGATTTCCTGCTTAAGGAGATGAACGTCAAATGA
- a CDS encoding ATP-binding protein, translating to MFTRWIESSISSKRSVLVLGPRRAGKTTLLKKLFPDFCYVTLDDLDALAWARKDPKGLVMSIGPRGIIDEIQRVPELTIAVKYAIDQKDAVIMMTGSSSIGLLDSTADTMAGRIDILNLPTACWGENDGPATHGLLNDKPPLPELMNAARMFEDAATYGQFPEVLTQSDPGQKERVLKNYRDTYFTRDLMQLANLENIEALLTIMNHLARSTGSTLDVSNFAREANVSFPTAKKYLNTLLQSQLVFKLYGYQDGPAKRYIKSAKTYFADAGIVQGLNAKLSFGQRVENFVLAELEKRRKIGRIPADRFFFYKSISGHEIDLVFEIDETVYAVEIKAAEKPGPRDIRNLTEFSRQTQAKCELILFYLGTEYRTVDTVRLIPIAALYRAGGL from the coding sequence ATGTTTACAAGATGGATAGAATCTTCCATATCTTCAAAAAGAAGCGTTCTTGTCCTGGGGCCTCGGCGGGCCGGTAAAACGACGCTGCTCAAAAAGCTTTTTCCCGACTTTTGTTACGTCACCCTGGATGACCTCGATGCGCTGGCCTGGGCCCGAAAAGATCCCAAGGGTCTTGTCATGAGCATCGGACCGAGAGGTATTATCGACGAGATCCAGAGGGTTCCGGAATTGACGATCGCCGTCAAGTACGCCATCGATCAGAAAGACGCCGTTATCATGATGACCGGATCGAGTTCCATCGGCCTGCTGGACTCGACGGCGGACACCATGGCCGGCAGAATCGACATTCTGAATCTCCCCACGGCCTGTTGGGGAGAAAACGACGGTCCGGCCACGCATGGCTTGCTGAACGACAAGCCCCCGCTCCCGGAGTTGATGAATGCCGCACGGATGTTCGAAGATGCGGCGACATACGGGCAGTTTCCGGAAGTCCTGACACAAAGCGATCCGGGACAAAAAGAACGGGTCTTAAAAAATTACCGGGATACTTATTTCACGCGCGACCTCATGCAACTCGCCAACCTTGAAAATATCGAAGCCCTTCTGACGATCATGAATCACCTGGCCCGATCCACCGGTTCGACTCTGGATGTCTCCAACTTCGCCCGAGAGGCCAACGTCAGTTTTCCCACGGCAAAAAAATACCTGAACACCCTGCTGCAATCTCAACTTGTTTTTAAGCTTTACGGCTATCAAGACGGGCCGGCAAAACGCTATATCAAGTCCGCCAAGACCTATTTCGCCGACGCCGGGATCGTTCAAGGTCTGAATGCCAAGCTGTCGTTCGGACAGCGGGTTGAAAACTTCGTCCTGGCGGAACTGGAAAAGCGGCGAAAGATCGGACGGATTCCGGCCGACCGGTTTTTCTTTTATAAAAGTATTTCGGGACATGAGATCGACCTGGTCTTTGAGATCGATGAGACCGTATACGCCGTTGAGATCAAGGCTGCGGAAAAACCCGGACCCCGAGACATTCGCAATCTGACGGAATTTTCCCGCCAAACCCAAGCCAAGTGCGAATTGATACTGTTTTATCTCGGCACGGAATACCGGACCGTCGACACAGTCCGCCTGATTCCGATCGCGGCGTTATATCGAGCCGGCGGCCTTTAA
- a CDS encoding peptidylprolyl isomerase produces the protein MNLSKISCFAPAAILILLSAVVGCRGPQYDEGLYAEIQTNKGRIVLALEFEKTPMTAANFVGLAEGTIKNAAFSEGRPYFDGTVFHRVVPGHVIQCGIPAGGAAQDPGYRIPNEIRDGLDHGRAGMVNMANAGPHTNGSQWCITLGDRSYLDGDYTVFGRVIDGMDVVFEIVQGDVVEKVRIVRVGAAAKAFRPATDSFRTLVEQAWDRVRNEEAEKEAEEEALVAANWPDAVLLENGLRTKILSRGRGALPKPGDRISVAYSGRTLSGARVFVGTGDDGKPYWGETPEAFSYEVGSNAVNPGFDAAVSMMAPGEKRLVIVPAEKAYGVRGHYAPERPGEKRFVIRPNTILVYEIERLI, from the coding sequence ATGAATTTGTCCAAAATCTCTTGTTTTGCCCCGGCGGCGATTCTGATTCTTTTATCGGCGGTGGTCGGCTGCCGCGGGCCGCAGTACGACGAGGGGCTCTATGCCGAAATCCAAACGAACAAGGGCCGGATCGTCCTGGCCCTTGAATTCGAGAAAACGCCGATGACCGCGGCCAACTTCGTCGGGCTGGCCGAGGGGACCATCAAGAACGCCGCGTTTTCCGAGGGCCGGCCTTATTTCGACGGAACCGTGTTCCATCGCGTCGTTCCCGGCCATGTCATCCAGTGCGGCATTCCGGCCGGCGGCGCGGCTCAGGACCCCGGCTACCGGATACCGAACGAGATCCGTGACGGCCTCGACCACGGCCGGGCGGGCATGGTCAATATGGCCAACGCCGGTCCGCACACGAACGGTAGCCAGTGGTGCATCACCCTGGGCGACCGGTCCTACCTCGACGGCGACTATACGGTTTTCGGCCGTGTCATCGATGGGATGGACGTTGTTTTTGAAATCGTCCAGGGCGATGTCGTCGAAAAAGTCCGGATCGTCCGGGTTGGAGCGGCCGCCAAGGCCTTCCGGCCGGCGACGGACTCCTTCCGGACTCTGGTCGAACAGGCTTGGGACCGCGTCCGAAACGAAGAGGCGGAGAAAGAGGCCGAAGAAGAGGCCCTTGTCGCCGCAAACTGGCCGGATGCCGTGTTGCTGGAAAACGGACTGAGAACTAAAATCCTGAGCAGGGGCCGGGGCGCTTTGCCGAAGCCGGGCGATCGGATATCGGTCGCCTATTCCGGGCGGACGCTTTCCGGCGCCCGCGTCTTTGTCGGCACGGGCGACGACGGCAAGCCGTACTGGGGAGAGACGCCCGAGGCGTTTTCTTATGAGGTCGGCTCGAATGCCGTCAACCCCGGATTCGATGCCGCCGTTTCCATGATGGCGCCGGGTGAAAAGCGCCTTGTCATTGTGCCGGCCGAGAAAGCCTACGGTGTCCGCGGCCACTACGCTCCCGAAAGACCGGGCGAAAAACGCTTTGTCATCCGGCCGAACACGATTTTGGTTTACGAAATCGAACGGTTGATATAA
- a CDS encoding DUF2270 domain-containing protein produces MTQDAPSPPGTGSSSPPEPGCDPIWTFRGLQLKAGEFTTAMVHFFRAEVQRANVWRQRLDATTNWAVVTTGAAISFAFTHASYGHVVILLDMILVTMFLMIEARRYRYYELWSTRVRLMETDFFAAMLVPPFHPSPDWAEALAENLLTPKFPIKKREAIGRRLRRNYLWVYLVIGLSWLANLWLLPQPAGSFGEIIQRARLGHLPGETLALIVALFYIGILAFAVGTLRYHQAAGEVLPRYDSLPAGLIPSEEEEGRKGRRAWFRRTRRRQQLLTFIVTAKPQEVAARINKEMNRGATVLSGKGAFTGQERTVLMCALTVTEVAALKALVGDEDPTAFVIVSPAQGIFGKGFLPFEAEP; encoded by the coding sequence ATGACACAGGATGCCCCATCTCCTCCGGGCACCGGCTCCTCAAGCCCTCCCGAGCCCGGATGCGATCCGATCTGGACCTTCCGCGGCCTCCAGCTCAAAGCCGGCGAATTCACGACGGCCATGGTCCATTTCTTCCGGGCCGAGGTGCAGCGGGCCAATGTCTGGCGGCAGCGCCTTGACGCCACCACCAATTGGGCCGTGGTCACGACCGGCGCCGCCATTTCCTTCGCCTTCACCCATGCGAGCTACGGCCACGTGGTCATCCTGCTCGACATGATCCTGGTGACCATGTTCCTGATGATCGAGGCCCGCCGCTATCGCTACTACGAACTCTGGAGCACGCGCGTGCGTCTCATGGAGACGGATTTCTTCGCGGCCATGCTGGTGCCGCCCTTTCATCCCTCCCCGGACTGGGCCGAAGCCCTGGCCGAAAATCTTCTGACACCGAAATTCCCGATCAAGAAGCGGGAAGCCATCGGCCGCCGCCTGAGGCGGAATTATCTCTGGGTTTATCTTGTCATCGGCCTGTCGTGGCTGGCCAACCTGTGGCTTCTTCCCCAACCGGCCGGGTCCTTCGGTGAGATCATCCAACGCGCCCGACTGGGCCATTTACCCGGAGAAACCCTTGCCCTTATCGTGGCCCTGTTCTACATCGGAATTCTGGCCTTCGCCGTCGGGACACTCCGTTATCATCAGGCCGCAGGAGAGGTGCTGCCCCGCTACGACAGCCTGCCGGCCGGATTGATTCCCTCCGAAGAGGAAGAAGGACGGAAGGGCCGCCGCGCCTGGTTCCGCCGGACCCGGCGGCGGCAGCAGCTGCTCACCTTCATCGTCACCGCCAAGCCTCAGGAGGTCGCCGCACGCATCAACAAGGAGATGAATCGGGGCGCGACCGTTCTTTCCGGCAAAGGCGCTTTCACCGGCCAGGAACGGACCGTTCTGATGTGCGCCCTGACGGTCACCGAAGTCGCCGCGCTCAAAGCCCTGGTCGGAGACGAAGATCCGACAGCCTTCGTCATCGTCTCGCCCGCCCAGGGGATTTTCGGTAAGGGATTCCTGCCTTTCGAAGCCGAGCCCTGA
- a CDS encoding LD-carboxypeptidase, whose protein sequence is MKRRRFLKTAGLAGVAAGWPGLAESRAASAGAAKPHKPVKPKRLKAGDTVALVSPSGATATRFEVTLVKENMEALGFKVKFGDHLLDRYGYLGGTDEDRAADLTAQFADPEISGIVAMKGGWGCARMLPHLDHDLIRANPKVFIGYSDITALLLGLYAKTGLVGFHGPIGLDPWNSFTVGWFRRVIMDGEAVVMRNAADPADRLTPREHRVQTIFPGETSGVLLGGCLSIVSTILGTPYVPSWKDAILFVEDVNEEIYRIDRMLTHLKLAGVLDQARGFIFGRCTDCGPGEGYGALSLEQVLDDHIKPLGIPAWYGSMIGHIPMKFTIPVGVPARIDAVEGTIALLEPAVS, encoded by the coding sequence ATGAAAAGGCGCCGTTTTTTGAAAACAGCCGGCCTGGCCGGTGTCGCCGCCGGTTGGCCGGGCCTTGCGGAATCGAGGGCGGCTTCCGCCGGCGCAGCGAAGCCGCACAAGCCCGTCAAACCGAAACGACTGAAAGCCGGGGACACCGTGGCTCTGGTCAGCCCCTCGGGGGCGACGGCCACCCGCTTCGAAGTGACCCTTGTCAAAGAGAACATGGAGGCTCTGGGCTTCAAGGTCAAGTTCGGCGATCATCTTCTCGACCGCTACGGTTACCTCGGGGGAACGGACGAGGACCGCGCCGCCGATCTCACGGCCCAATTCGCCGACCCCGAAATCTCCGGCATCGTGGCCATGAAGGGCGGCTGGGGCTGCGCCCGCATGCTGCCGCATCTCGACCATGATCTCATCCGCGCCAATCCCAAGGTGTTCATCGGTTACAGCGATATCACGGCGCTTCTTCTCGGTCTATACGCCAAAACCGGCCTGGTTGGATTTCACGGGCCGATCGGGCTTGATCCCTGGAACTCCTTCACGGTCGGTTGGTTCCGCAGGGTGATCATGGATGGCGAAGCCGTCGTGATGCGCAACGCCGCCGATCCGGCCGACCGTCTGACGCCGAGAGAACACCGGGTCCAGACCATCTTTCCGGGCGAAACATCGGGGGTCCTCCTGGGCGGATGCCTGTCCATCGTCTCGACGATTCTCGGCACACCCTATGTCCCCTCATGGAAGGATGCGATCCTCTTCGTTGAAGACGTCAACGAAGAGATCTACAGGATCGACCGGATGCTGACCCACCTGAAGCTGGCCGGCGTTCTGGATCAGGCCCGGGGTTTCATCTTCGGCCGCTGCACCGACTGCGGACCCGGCGAAGGATACGGCGCCCTGTCCCTGGAACAGGTTCTCGACGACCACATCAAACCCCTGGGCATCCCCGCCTGGTACGGCTCCATGATCGGACACATCCCGATGAAATTCACGATCCCCGTGGGCGTTCCCGCGCGAATCGATGCCGTGGAGGGGACCATCGCGCTTCTGGAGCCGGCCGTCTCTTGA